Proteins from one Alysiella filiformis genomic window:
- the rpsL gene encoding 30S ribosomal protein S12 produces the protein MPTINQLVRKGRQKPVYVNKVPALEACPQKRGVCTRVYTTTPKKPNSALRKVCKVRLTNGFEVISYIGGEGHNLQEHSVVLIRGGRVKDLPGVRYHTVRGSLDTAGVKDRKQARSKYGAKRPKK, from the coding sequence ATGCCTACTATTAACCAATTGGTTCGCAAGGGTCGTCAAAAACCCGTTTATGTGAACAAAGTACCTGCGCTGGAAGCCTGCCCACAAAAACGTGGCGTTTGCACCCGCGTGTACACCACAACCCCTAAAAAACCAAACTCCGCTTTGCGTAAAGTATGTAAAGTGCGTTTGACCAACGGTTTTGAAGTGATTTCATACATCGGCGGTGAAGGTCATAACTTGCAAGAACACAGCGTGGTATTGATTCGCGGTGGTCGTGTAAAAGACTTGCCAGGTGTACGTTACCACACCGTACGCGGTTCTTTGGATACCGCAGGCGTGAAAGACCGTAAACAAGCGCGTTCTAAATACGGCGCGAAACGTCCTAAAAAATAA
- the rpsG gene encoding 30S ribosomal protein S7 translates to MPRRREVPKRDVLPDPKFGSVELTKFMNVLMIDGKKAVAERIVYGALEHIAKKVQGKEAIEVFNEAIANAKPIVEVKSRRVGGANYQVPVEVRPSRRLALAMRWVRDAARKRGEKSMDLRLAGELIDAAEGRGGAMKKREEVHRMAEANKAFSHFRF, encoded by the coding sequence ATGCCAAGACGCAGAGAAGTCCCCAAACGCGACGTGTTGCCTGACCCAAAATTCGGCAGCGTTGAATTGACCAAATTCATGAACGTATTGATGATTGACGGCAAAAAAGCCGTTGCAGAACGCATCGTATACGGCGCGTTGGAACACATTGCCAAAAAAGTGCAAGGCAAAGAAGCCATTGAAGTATTTAACGAAGCCATCGCCAACGCCAAACCCATCGTGGAAGTGAAAAGCCGCCGTGTAGGTGGTGCCAACTACCAAGTTCCTGTTGAAGTTCGTCCTTCTCGCCGTTTGGCGTTGGCAATGCGCTGGGTGCGTGATGCCGCTCGCAAACGTGGCGAAAAATCCATGGATTTGCGTTTGGCTGGCGAATTGATTGACGCTGCCGAAGGTCGTGGCGGCGCAATGAAAAAACGCGAAGAAGTGCATCGCATGGCAGAAGCCAACAAAGCCTTCTCTCATTTCCGTTTCTAA
- the fusA gene encoding elongation factor G — translation MARKTPISLYRNIGISAHIDAGKTTTTERILFYTGLTHKLGEVHDGAATTDYMEQEQERGITITSAAVTSYWSGMAKQFKEHRFNIIDTPGHVDFTVEVERSMRVLDGAVMVYCAVGGVQPQSETVWRQANKYKVPRLAFVNKMDRQGANFFRVVEQMRTRLRANPVPVVIPVGAEDGFEGVIDLLNMKSIIWNEEDKGVTFEYGDIPADLVATAEEWRQNMIEAAAEANEELMDKYLGGEELSEDEIIAALRQRTLAGEIQPMFCGSAFKNKGVQRMLDGVVQFLPAPTDIPPVQGVNPETDAADSREASDEAPFSALAFKMLNDKYVGNLTFIRVYSGVLKSGDTVVNSVKGTRERIGRLVQMTAADRTEIEEVRAGDIAAAIGLKDVTTGETLCDDKAPIILERMEFPEPVIHVAVEPKTKADQEKMGIALNRLAKEDPSFRVRTDEESGQTIISGMGELHLEIIVDRMKREFGVEANVGAPQVAYRETIRKEVESEAKHVKQSGGKGQYGHVVIKMEPMEPGGKGYEFIDEIKGGVIPREFIPSCDKGIQDTLSNGIVAGYPVVDVRVRLIFGSYHDVDSSQLAFELAASMAFKEGMRKASPVLLEPIMAVEVETPEDYMGDVMGDLNRRRGIVLGMDDDGIGGKKVRAEVPLAEMFGYSTDLRSATQGRATYSMEFHKYAEAPPHIAEAVTKERKGYSQLK, via the coding sequence ATGGCTCGCAAAACCCCTATTAGCTTGTACCGCAATATCGGTATTTCTGCCCACATTGACGCGGGTAAAACCACCACCACAGAACGCATTTTGTTCTACACCGGTTTGACCCACAAATTGGGCGAAGTGCATGATGGCGCAGCCACCACCGACTACATGGAACAAGAACAAGAGCGCGGTATCACCATTACCTCTGCTGCTGTTACCTCCTACTGGTCTGGTATGGCAAAACAGTTTAAAGAACACCGTTTCAACATCATTGACACCCCCGGACACGTGGACTTTACCGTAGAGGTAGAACGTTCTATGCGCGTTTTGGACGGTGCAGTAATGGTTTATTGCGCGGTAGGTGGTGTACAACCCCAGTCTGAAACCGTATGGCGTCAAGCCAACAAATACAAAGTGCCACGTTTGGCATTTGTGAACAAAATGGACCGTCAAGGTGCCAACTTCTTCCGCGTGGTAGAACAAATGCGTACGCGCTTGCGTGCCAACCCTGTGCCTGTTGTGATTCCTGTGGGCGCAGAAGACGGCTTTGAAGGCGTGATTGATTTGTTGAACATGAAATCCATCATTTGGAATGAAGAAGACAAAGGCGTAACCTTTGAATATGGCGACATTCCAGCCGATTTGGTGGCAACTGCCGAAGAATGGCGTCAAAACATGATTGAAGCCGCAGCCGAAGCCAACGAAGAGTTGATGGACAAATACTTGGGCGGCGAAGAGTTGAGCGAAGACGAAATCATCGCGGCTTTGCGCCAACGCACTTTGGCTGGCGAAATTCAACCCATGTTCTGTGGTTCAGCTTTCAAAAACAAAGGTGTACAACGCATGTTGGACGGTGTGGTGCAATTCTTGCCCGCACCTACCGACATTCCACCTGTACAAGGCGTGAACCCTGAAACCGATGCAGCCGACAGCCGTGAAGCCAGCGATGAAGCACCTTTCTCCGCTTTGGCATTCAAAATGTTGAACGACAAATATGTGGGTAACTTGACCTTTATCCGCGTTTACTCTGGCGTGTTGAAATCAGGCGACACCGTTGTGAACTCCGTAAAAGGCACACGCGAACGCATTGGTCGCTTGGTACAAATGACAGCCGCAGATCGCACTGAAATTGAAGAAGTACGCGCAGGCGACATCGCAGCCGCAATCGGTTTGAAAGACGTTACCACAGGCGAAACCTTGTGTGATGACAAAGCACCCATCATCTTGGAACGCATGGAATTCCCAGAGCCTGTGATTCACGTTGCCGTTGAGCCAAAAACCAAAGCCGACCAAGAAAAAATGGGTATCGCTTTGAACCGTTTGGCAAAAGAAGACCCCTCTTTCCGCGTGCGTACCGATGAAGAATCGGGTCAAACCATTATTTCGGGTATGGGCGAGTTGCACTTGGAAATCATCGTGGATCGCATGAAACGCGAATTTGGCGTAGAAGCCAACGTGGGTGCGCCACAAGTGGCATACCGCGAAACCATTCGCAAAGAAGTGGAATCCGAAGCCAAACACGTTAAACAATCAGGTGGTAAAGGTCAATACGGACACGTTGTCATCAAAATGGAACCCATGGAACCCGGTGGCAAAGGTTATGAATTTATTGACGAAATCAAAGGTGGTGTGATTCCACGCGAATTCATTCCTTCTTGCGACAAAGGCATTCAAGACACTTTGAGCAACGGTATCGTGGCGGGCTACCCTGTGGTGGACGTGCGTGTTCGTTTGATTTTCGGTTCGTATCACGATGTGGACTCTTCGCAGTTGGCGTTTGAGTTGGCGGCATCTATGGCGTTCAAAGAGGGTATGCGTAAAGCATCTCCTGTGTTGTTGGAACCCATTATGGCTGTTGAAGTGGAAACCCCCGAAGACTACATGGGCGATGTGATGGGCGACCTGAACCGCCGCCGTGGTATCGTGTTGGGTATGGACGATGACGGCATTGGTGGTAAGAAAGTTCGCGCAGAAGTGCCTTTGGCAGAAATGTTCGGTTACTCAACCGACTTGCGCTCTGCCACACAAGGTCGTGCGACTTACTCTATGGAATTCCACAAATATGCGGAAGCGCCACCACATATCGCCGAAGCGGTTACCAAAGAGCGTAAAGGTTATAGTCAGTTAAAATAA
- a CDS encoding IS630 family transposase (programmed frameshift), which yields MAHSTELRNKALSYYEQCKNISKVAQAYQISRNTLYLWIRLKAQTGSLNHQVKGQNANKLNSQKLAEHIQQHPDAYLHEIAEHFNCSKSAIFYALKRMGITRKKRPTTYKEQDPNKVKDYLNQLAEFFDYQRVYLDETGFDTYLFRPYARSPKGQVIKAQISGKKYQRLSLVAAQVGNKLIAPMIYQNTMTSAFFETWFEQCLLPILNKKSVIILDNARFHRMGILREMAHKWGHKILPLAPYSPELNPIERTWANIKRYMRAILPSGRHFTDTLVSYSYFN from the exons ATGGCACATTCAACAGAACTGCGAAATAAAGCATTAAGCTATTATGAACAATGCAAAAATATCAGTAAAGTCGCCCAAGCTTACCAAATATCCAGAAATACGCTTTACCTATGGATACGCTTGAAAGCGCAAACAGGCAGCTTAAATCATCAAGTAAAGGGGCAAAATGCCAATAAATTGAACAGCCAAAAATTGGCTGAACATATACAACAACACCCTGATGCTTATTTGCATGAAATAGCTGAACATTTTAATTGTTCAAAATCAGCCATTTTTTATGCACTCAAAAGAATGGGTATCACGCGTAAAAAAAGAC CCACCACATACAAAGAACAAGACCCAAATAAAGTAAAAGATTATTTAAATCAACTGGCTGAATTTTTTGACTATCAGCGTGTTTATTTGGATGAAACGGGATTTGATACTTACTTATTTCGTCCTTATGCGCGTAGCCCAAAGGGGCAGGTCATCAAAGCCCAAATCAGTGGTAAAAAGTACCAACGCTTATCGCTTGTTGCCGCACAAGTCGGCAACAAACTGATTGCCCCTATGATTTATCAAAACACAATGACCAGTGCTTTTTTTGAAACATGGTTTGAGCAATGTTTATTGCCTATTTTAAATAAAAAATCTGTCATTATTTTGGATAATGCACGATTTCATCGTATGGGTATTTTGCGTGAAATGGCGCACAAATGGGGGCATAAAATCTTGCCGCTTGCACCTTATTCACCAGAGCTTAATCCCATAGAACGGACATGGGCAAACATCAAGAGATATATGCGAGCCATTTTACCTAGTGGAAGGCATTTTACTGATACGTTAGTGTCCTATTCTTATTTTAACTGA
- the tuf gene encoding elongation factor Tu has protein sequence MAKEKFERSKPHVNVGTIGHVDHGKTTLTAALTTILAEKFGGTAKAYDQIDAAPEEKARGITINTAHVEYETADRHYAHVDCPGHADYVKNMITGAAQMDGAILVCSAADGPMPQTREHILLARQVGVPYIIVFMNKCDMVDDAELLELVEMEIRDLLSSYDFPGDDCPIVQGSALRALEGDAAYKEKIFELAAALDSYIPTPERAIDKPFLLPIEDVFSISGRGTVVTGRVERGIIKVGEEIEIVGLKDTQKTTCTGVEMFRKLLDEGQAGDNVGVLLRGTKREEVERGQVLAKPGTITPHTKFEAEVYVLSKEEGGRHTPFFANYRPQFYFRTTDVTGAVTLAEGVEMVMPGENVKITVELIAPIAMENGLRFAIREGGRTVGAGVVANVIA, from the coding sequence ATGGCTAAGGAAAAATTTGAACGTAGCAAACCGCACGTAAACGTTGGCACCATTGGTCACGTTGACCATGGTAAAACCACTTTGACTGCTGCATTGACCACCATTTTGGCTGAAAAATTCGGCGGCACAGCAAAAGCTTACGACCAAATTGACGCCGCTCCCGAAGAAAAAGCACGCGGCATTACCATTAACACCGCTCACGTTGAATACGAAACCGCAGACCGCCACTACGCACACGTAGACTGCCCCGGACACGCCGACTATGTGAAAAACATGATTACTGGCGCGGCACAAATGGACGGCGCAATCTTGGTATGCTCTGCTGCTGACGGTCCTATGCCACAAACCCGCGAACACATCTTGTTGGCTCGCCAAGTGGGCGTTCCTTACATCATCGTGTTCATGAACAAATGCGACATGGTTGATGACGCAGAATTGTTGGAATTGGTGGAAATGGAAATCCGCGACTTGTTGTCTAGCTACGATTTCCCTGGTGATGACTGCCCCATCGTTCAAGGCTCTGCTTTGCGCGCTTTGGAAGGCGATGCCGCTTACAAAGAAAAAATCTTTGAATTGGCTGCCGCTTTGGACAGCTACATTCCTACCCCAGAACGTGCGATTGACAAACCATTCTTGTTGCCTATTGAAGACGTGTTCTCCATCTCTGGTCGCGGTACCGTAGTAACAGGTCGCGTAGAGCGCGGTATCATCAAAGTGGGCGAAGAAATTGAAATCGTGGGCTTGAAAGACACCCAAAAAACCACTTGTACTGGCGTGGAAATGTTCCGCAAATTGTTGGACGAAGGTCAAGCAGGCGACAACGTAGGTGTATTGTTGCGCGGCACCAAACGCGAAGAAGTGGAACGCGGTCAAGTATTGGCTAAACCCGGTACCATTACCCCACACACCAAATTTGAAGCAGAAGTGTACGTTTTGAGCAAAGAAGAAGGTGGTCGTCATACTCCATTCTTCGCAAACTACCGCCCACAATTCTACTTCCGTACCACTGATGTTACTGGTGCAGTAACTTTGGCAGAAGGCGTGGAAATGGTTATGCCTGGCGAAAACGTGAAAATCACCGTTGAATTGATTGCCCCAATCGCGATGGAAAACGGTTTGCGTTTTGCGATTCGTGAAGGTGGTCGTACCGTTGGTGCAGGCGTTGTGGCTAATGTAATTGCTTAA
- the rpsJ gene encoding 30S ribosomal protein S10, which translates to MANQKIRIRLKAYDYSLIDKSAQEIVETAKRTGAVVKGPIPLPTKIERFNILRSPHVNKTSREQLEIRTHLRLMDIVDWTDKTTDALMKLDLPAGVDVEIKVQ; encoded by the coding sequence ATGGCTAACCAAAAAATCCGTATCCGCTTGAAAGCCTACGATTACAGCTTGATTGACAAATCTGCCCAAGAAATCGTTGAAACCGCCAAACGCACTGGCGCGGTGGTAAAAGGTCCGATTCCTTTGCCAACCAAAATTGAACGCTTCAACATTTTGCGTTCGCCTCACGTGAACAAAACTTCGCGCGAGCAATTGGAAATCCGCACCCACTTGCGTTTGATGGACATCGTGGACTGGACAGATAAAACCACAGACGCTTTGATGAAATTGGACTTGCCTGCTGGCGTGGACGTTGAAATCAAAGTACAATAA
- a CDS encoding YchJ family protein: protein MLPCPCQSHLVYAACCEPLHRGFRLPENAEQLMRSRYAAYVLQHIDYIVDTTVPSQQILLDKAAIAAWSRDTEWLGLTVHTHTPHIKPHHAQVAFTAHFAEKGVAQQHHELSAFVKRGERWYFIDPTVPLPSMKSPCICGATRKFKACCGQFLK, encoded by the coding sequence ATGCTACCTTGTCCGTGCCAATCACACCTTGTTTATGCAGCATGTTGTGAACCTTTGCATCGCGGTTTCAGGCTGCCTGAAAATGCGGAACAGCTTATGCGTTCACGTTATGCGGCTTACGTTTTGCAACACATTGATTATATTGTGGATACCACCGTACCCAGCCAACAAATTTTGCTGGACAAAGCCGCGATTGCCGCATGGTCGCGCGATACCGAATGGCTGGGGCTGACCGTTCACACCCACACGCCACACATCAAACCCCATCACGCGCAAGTGGCATTTACCGCCCATTTTGCCGAAAAGGGCGTGGCGCAACAGCACCATGAATTGTCGGCATTTGTGAAACGGGGCGAACGTTGGTATTTCATAGACCCCACCGTACCATTACCGAGCATGAAATCGCCGTGCATTTGTGGCGCAACACGAAAATTTAAGGCGTGTTGTGGGCAATTTTTGAAATGA
- a CDS encoding transporter substrate-binding domain-containing protein, which produces MRKYLLPLIGSLLLLNACSEEPAAPAATNNQAASNTQSVSSSAAPANPTTRVKVVAAVYPPFVIRNKQGSAEGFDIDILNEIAKLEGFEMDIFPQSSWEGALESLDNASKDLVVAAVTLTPERAEKYLPTKSYVSSPNSIVVPKNSSITQEADLKGKVVGVGQRAAFLKEKEKDPNYANVKFQTFETPYLALRAALSKEVDAVVGQKLYLQHVLQNTPDAEQNVRFIDLNTNNPNKVMMSRKGNEELVNQINSGLDKIKQNGTYNRIYIKWFGNAPEK; this is translated from the coding sequence ATGCGCAAATACCTTTTGCCCTTAATTGGTAGTTTACTTTTACTTAATGCGTGCAGCGAAGAACCTGCTGCTCCTGCCGCCACAAACAATCAGGCAGCCTCAAACACCCAATCGGTTTCCAGTTCAGCCGCCCCCGCCAACCCCACTACCCGAGTGAAAGTAGTGGCTGCGGTATATCCTCCATTTGTGATTCGCAACAAACAGGGCAGTGCAGAAGGTTTTGACATTGATATTTTAAATGAAATCGCCAAACTGGAAGGTTTTGAAATGGACATTTTCCCACAATCGAGTTGGGAAGGTGCTTTGGAATCATTGGATAATGCCTCCAAAGACTTGGTTGTGGCAGCCGTAACCCTCACGCCCGAACGTGCTGAAAAATATTTGCCCACCAAATCTTATGTAAGCAGCCCAAACAGTATTGTGGTACCCAAAAATTCCAGCATTACCCAAGAAGCGGACTTAAAAGGCAAAGTTGTGGGAGTGGGTCAGCGCGCCGCCTTTTTAAAAGAGAAAGAAAAAGACCCCAATTATGCCAATGTGAAATTTCAAACGTTTGAAACACCTTATTTGGCATTAAGAGCTGCCCTATCCAAGGAAGTAGATGCGGTAGTTGGGCAAAAATTGTATTTACAACATGTTTTACAAAATACACCTGATGCAGAACAAAATGTGCGTTTCATTGATTTGAATACCAATAATCCCAATAAAGTCATGATGTCGCGCAAAGGCAATGAAGAATTGGTCAATCAAATCAATTCAGGTTTGGATAAAATCAAACAGAATGGCACTTACAACCGCATTTACATCAAATGGTTTGGTAATGCACCTGAAAAATAA
- a CDS encoding 3'-5' exonuclease — MGIFAKIQRHFAQKHLTDPHYQFLFDEHAYPNEYVSFDCETTSLDVKEAEIISIGAVKIRGNQIMTSESFYVLVKPEGMMEARNVTIHGLRPKDLSHGLPIEQALQQFLAFVGGRPVVGYFLEYDVAMVNKFMKPMLGIHLPNRQIEVSALYYQQEMRQKYYDMVVDLRMASMINKLKIPDLPRHDALNDAINVAMMFLALQGQSQHK; from the coding sequence ATGGGCATTTTCGCCAAAATCCAACGCCATTTTGCACAAAAACATTTAACCGACCCGCATTATCAATTTTTGTTTGATGAACACGCTTATCCCAATGAATATGTGAGCTTTGACTGCGAAACCACCAGTTTGGACGTGAAAGAGGCGGAAATCATCTCCATCGGCGCGGTAAAAATTCGCGGCAATCAGATTATGACCAGCGAATCGTTTTATGTGCTGGTCAAGCCCGAGGGCATGATGGAAGCGCGTAACGTTACCATACACGGTTTGCGCCCCAAGGATTTGTCGCATGGTTTGCCGATTGAGCAGGCTTTGCAGCAATTTTTGGCTTTTGTGGGCGGCAGACCTGTGGTGGGCTATTTTTTGGAATACGATGTGGCGATGGTCAATAAATTCATGAAACCGATGTTGGGGATTCATTTGCCCAATCGCCAAATTGAGGTGTCTGCACTGTATTATCAGCAGGAAATGCGCCAAAAATATTACGATATGGTGGTGGATTTGCGTATGGCGAGCATGATAAATAAACTGAAAATCCCCGACCTGCCACGCCATGACGCGCTCAATGATGCCATTAATGTAGCGATGATGTTTTTGGCGTTGCAGGGTCAATCACAACACAAATAG
- a CDS encoding putative nucleotidyltransferase substrate binding domain-containing protein, whose protein sequence is MERFDFGFAPYTLLNPEQRQILQQSVDIAFFNDDAIIIQAQQNIEHLYVMIKGVVKELNAEGEVLAVYREHDTFDARALIEGSSQNQFIVAEQSLVYSIPKETVQKIIAANAQFGAYFYASVADKFANFIGNHNENELTGLFSANVRDAYRKNAVWLDGNDSLFTVAESMKKHKNKSVLIRHENRVGLLTESVFRELLLKQGSPQDPAHQWATFDLISIDMNDFVFNALLKMMQYHVQRVAVLNQGEIVGVLEQVDVLAYLSNHSQLVAQRLESATTLDDLNGIAWQMTQSILVLKNNGLRAPQLAQLMQVLNSSLFEKAWRMIASPQLYEQSCLIVMGSEGRGEQVLKTDQDNALILSEQADLAEAEQAALKFSELLEKLGYPPCKGNVMVSNAMWRKTLPEFKQMVGGWARKATGDNMMNLAIFLDAKAVAGNTALLDEVNRHVRQFLNNDVGMLMTFARAVEQFDGDGQGFFSRLLHRQAKEKMDVKKMGLFPVVHGVRALSLENKVNETNTFERIQKLAQLGVLDAQFAQDLSEAQRYLMDMRLKAGLACLHDGKVVAPNQLDIDSLSTMERDLLKDALQVVKRFKNIIRMHFRLNT, encoded by the coding sequence ATGGAACGATTTGATTTTGGTTTTGCGCCCTACACTTTGCTCAACCCCGAGCAAAGGCAAATTTTGCAACAATCGGTGGACATTGCCTTTTTCAACGATGACGCCATCATCATTCAAGCCCAGCAAAACATTGAACATTTGTATGTGATGATAAAAGGTGTGGTCAAAGAACTCAATGCCGAGGGCGAGGTTTTGGCGGTGTACCGCGAACACGATACTTTTGACGCGCGCGCTTTGATTGAAGGCAGCAGCCAAAATCAATTTATCGTAGCAGAACAATCGCTTGTGTACAGCATTCCCAAAGAAACCGTGCAAAAAATCATTGCCGCCAATGCCCAATTTGGCGCGTATTTTTATGCTTCGGTTGCCGACAAATTCGCCAATTTCATCGGCAACCACAATGAAAATGAATTAACAGGCTTGTTCAGCGCAAACGTGCGCGATGCCTATCGCAAAAACGCGGTTTGGTTAGACGGCAACGACAGCCTGTTTACCGTTGCCGAAAGCATGAAAAAACACAAAAACAAATCGGTGTTAATCCGCCATGAAAACCGCGTGGGTTTGCTCACCGAATCGGTGTTTCGTGAATTGCTTTTGAAACAGGGTTCGCCGCAAGACCCTGCTCATCAATGGGCGACTTTTGATTTAATCAGCATTGATATGAATGATTTTGTTTTCAATGCCTTATTGAAAATGATGCAATATCATGTGCAGCGCGTGGCGGTGTTGAATCAGGGCGAAATTGTGGGCGTATTGGAGCAGGTGGACGTGTTGGCGTATTTGTCCAACCACAGCCAGCTTGTTGCCCAACGCCTTGAAAGTGCAACCACGCTGGACGATTTGAATGGCATTGCGTGGCAAATGACACAATCCATTTTGGTTTTGAAAAATAATGGCTTACGCGCACCGCAGTTGGCGCAACTGATGCAGGTACTCAACAGCAGCCTGTTTGAAAAGGCGTGGCGCATGATTGCTTCGCCCCAACTTTATGAGCAATCGTGTTTAATCGTGATGGGTTCGGAGGGACGCGGCGAGCAGGTTCTGAAAACCGACCAAGATAATGCCTTGATTTTAAGCGAACAAGCGGATTTGGCAGAGGCAGAACAGGCTGCCTTAAAATTCTCTGAATTGCTGGAAAAGCTGGGTTATCCGCCATGCAAGGGCAATGTGATGGTCAGCAACGCCATGTGGCGCAAAACGCTGCCTGAATTTAAGCAAATGGTGGGCGGTTGGGCGCGTAAAGCCACGGGCGATAACATGATGAATTTAGCCATTTTTTTGGACGCGAAAGCGGTGGCGGGCAACACGGCTTTGTTGGACGAGGTCAATCGTCATGTGCGTCAGTTTTTGAACAATGATGTGGGCATGTTGATGACGTTTGCGCGGGCGGTGGAGCAATTTGATGGCGATGGGCAGGGCTTTTTTTCGCGCCTGTTGCACCGCCAAGCGAAGGAAAAAATGGACGTGAAAAAAATGGGCTTGTTTCCTGTGGTGCATGGGGTACGCGCTTTGAGTTTGGAAAATAAAGTGAATGAAACCAATACGTTTGAGCGCATTCAAAAATTGGCGCAACTGGGGGTGCTGGACGCGCAATTTGCCCAAGATTTGTCGGAGGCGCAACGTTATTTGATGGACATGCGTTTGAAAGCGGGTTTGGCGTGTTTGCACGATGGCAAGGTGGTCGCGCCCAATCAGTTGGACATTGACAGCTTGTCCACCATGGAACGCGATTTGTTGAAAGACGCGCTGCAAGTGGTTAAGCGATTTAAAAACATCATCAGAATGCACTTTCGTTTGAATACTTGA
- a CDS encoding Lrp/AsnC family transcriptional regulator has product MIFDDLDKIDKRILNALQKDSSLSNNQLADLVGLSPSPCLRRVRILEDQGFIKGYSARLNAEKLGLHLTLFVRVWLKSQTEDVVNHFSNSIKDLDEVQECYLMVGDCDFVLKVVVKDLADYRRFQVQHLTHIEGVSNIKTEVPVQTIKATGKLPV; this is encoded by the coding sequence ATGATTTTTGACGATTTGGATAAAATAGACAAACGCATTTTAAATGCTTTGCAAAAAGACAGCAGTTTGAGCAACAATCAGTTGGCGGATTTGGTGGGTTTGTCGCCATCACCGTGTTTGCGCCGCGTGCGGATTTTGGAAGACCAAGGCTTTATTAAAGGCTATTCGGCGCGTTTGAACGCGGAAAAATTGGGCTTACATTTGACGCTGTTTGTGCGCGTGTGGCTCAAATCGCAAACGGAAGATGTGGTCAATCACTTTTCCAACAGCATCAAGGATTTGGACGAGGTGCAAGAATGTTATTTGATGGTGGGCGATTGCGATTTTGTGCTGAAAGTGGTGGTAAAGGATTTGGCGGATTATCGCCGTTTTCAGGTGCAGCATTTGACCCATATTGAGGGCGTGAGCAACATCAAAACCGAAGTGCCTGTGCAAACGATTAAGGCAACGGGGAAATTGCCTGTTTAG
- a CDS encoding AzlC family ABC transporter permease, translating to MDTISTYDHTAITCPIQEKAYQKHEFWRGVKDALPIMLGFIPFALVLGASAVGAGFKWYELSLLTTTNLAGGSEFTVVSLWQNPLNIPLIVAMATLVNSRHIIMGATFSLLLKGMPKKKALPLLFVMIDESWAMAIADAQKHGRKALNVPYYLGVAILLCLTWIVFTTAGAYFAPLIGDLKQYGMDMAFTAVFLVLLKGMWRGFQAALPWLASLLGAGLCHHLFDGAWYVAVGALAGVATAFFMGDDRTEKN from the coding sequence ATGGACACCATTTCCACTTACGACCACACGGCAATCACTTGCCCCATTCAAGAAAAAGCATACCAAAAACACGAATTTTGGCGCGGTGTGAAAGACGCGCTGCCCATTATGCTCGGCTTTATCCCTTTTGCTTTGGTGCTGGGGGCGTCGGCGGTGGGTGCGGGTTTCAAATGGTACGAATTGTCGCTTTTAACCACCACCAATTTGGCGGGCGGCTCGGAATTTACCGTGGTTAGCTTGTGGCAAAATCCGCTCAATATTCCCCTGATTGTGGCAATGGCAACTTTGGTAAACAGCCGCCACATCATCATGGGCGCAACTTTTTCCTTATTACTCAAAGGTATGCCCAAGAAAAAAGCCTTGCCCCTGCTGTTTGTGATGATAGACGAAAGCTGGGCAATGGCGATTGCAGACGCGCAAAAACACGGTCGCAAAGCCTTGAATGTGCCGTATTATTTGGGTGTGGCGATTTTATTGTGTTTGACTTGGATTGTGTTTACCACCGCAGGGGCGTATTTCGCGCCTTTGATTGGCGATTTGAAACAATATGGCATGGACATGGCGTTTACGGCGGTGTTTTTGGTGTTGCTCAAAGGCATGTGGCGCGGTTTTCAGGCAGCCTTACCGTGGTTGGCGAGTTTGTTGGGGGCGGGGCTTTGCCATCATTTATTTGATGGTGCGTGGTATGTGGCGGTGGGTGCATTGGCTGGCGTGGCAACGGCATTTTTCATGGGCGATGACCGTACAGAAAAAAATTAA